The genomic window ctggcagagcttgaaCGCAGGTTTTGTGGGAAAAATGGTCTTTAGGGTCTGAGGGACAAAAATCTGAGGGACGAATGTCTGAGGGACAACCCAGCAGCTGTTTGTGgtgctgagccccttcccagctcatCCTGGCCCTTGTGTCAATAAATTATGGATCCCTGGTAGATCAGAGCTGCAAACAGGCTCCTCATTTGTTGCCGCAGACcttccagaggggctggagggaagTGGGGTCACAGTGGGACAGCTGGAAATGTCCTGGTCCAGGTGCTGGTTTCCAGCCTATCTGCTCTGCAGGGGTTCCGAGCAGGGGGTGTTTAACAGGcccggagttccaggcacagCGAGGTAACCACGAGAAGTGaagctgggcagtgccagtgcaCACCTGCCTGTCACAGCAGGCTGGACACACACAGGGTCACAGGATCCCAGGACTGGAAGGAGCCTTGGAGATCTCCCAGCTCCATACACAGAGTTACAGAATCCCAGGATTGAGAAATGCCTTAGAgatgtcccagctccctgccatgggcaggctgGCACTCCCTGGACCAGCTTGCTCAGGGAATGGGATTCTCACATCCTCACTCCTTTCCTGGAGACCCCAGGAGCTGTTCCaatcctcctttcctttcctgtgggTGCCTtggctgcagcacctcagcgAGTTTGTgtcctgtcagagctgggctttgTGTGACAGAGCTCTGtccttccctgctgtcccccagtTCATTGTGGAGTGCCATGGGAACACACTGCTGCCCCAGTTCCTGGGCATGTACCGGCTCACCGTGGACGGCGTGGAGACCTACATGGTGGTCACCAGAAACGTCTTCAGCCACAGGCTGACTGTGCACAGGAAGTACGACCTGAAGGTGAGGCCCTGGGGGGCTGGGGTGAGGCCTTATCCAGCCTGACCTACAGCAGAGGCCAGGCAGAGTTACAGAATGGAGAAGAAATtcttttgtctccctgctctgtgaagagagcttaccaTCCCATAATATGGAGcacagacccacacactaaagcataacaaaatctgaaaaatataaaaactgaaaCCTGAGGTATCAGAACTCTGGGGGCTGGACTTGGAACCCCCTTGTCAGGGTTCTGGGCTTTGGGGACTGCTCAGGGGATCAGGTCTAAGGGGGCTGTGCATGGTGGTTCAATGTTGGTCCATTGGGAGTGTGACCCAGAGTGCAGtaatgatattttctttttttttttttttttttttttttttttttctttattaggGCTCAACAGTATCCAGGGAAGCAAGTGATAAAGAGAAGGTATGGAGGCATCCCTGGCcagcctttcctttctcctggtgCTTGGAAGCAGACAGATCCAACTGAGttcctttttccatttccttttcctgggGTATTGAGCACGGGAGGTTCCTCAGGCCCTGAGTTCCCCCTGTCTCTGTCCCCCCTttcaggctgggagggagctggctctgcctgccctaCTGTGTTCTGGTGGCACtaccagggctgggggacagtCCCAGCAGAACCAAACCCCACCTGAGGGCAGTGCTGTCCCTGAGGAAGGGTTTCCTCACAGCACCCTAGCTACCAACCCCAGGCAGGTCAGGGGTAGATCTTCCACCAGAAGATTTATAAATTAGATCCTTGGCACATTCCTAAAACTGGCTTGAGTGGGGGAATTTAGGGCTAAGCTTCCTTCCCCTGCAGGACTTCTATGCTGCTGCCTTGTAATCCCTGTGGaaatcccagcagtgccccgTGCTGGTCCATGTTCTGCACGTAGGATTTTCAGGGTTGGagtctgctccagcctgccctaAAAGAtgccagccagcagccaaggaACTCCCATTTGCCCTAAATCCCCTGATAACTCCTTGGCCCATGCAGTTGGGTGGTTCATGTGAGCTCACAGAGCCGCGCTACCCTCCTGTGTCACTAAAGAATTGAAACCCTGAGGCACTAAGGGGCTCTAAGTTCTCCCACATGCCCAGAATCCTCAGGGCCTGCTGCAGGCAGATCCTTCAAAAAACCATGGCTTGAATGCTTTCCTCAGATCTTTAGGAAGAGaagatttgtttggttttttttttcccccaagccttcacccctttccccctgcagtcagaaaccaagaaaatgaatttatttcatGAATTTCATTTCAATTCTGGGAGCTGCTTGGAGCATCCCTGGCCCAGCTATGCAGTTTTTGAAGCTGATTTGCTCCACGTCTCCCTTGAGCTTCCCTGTAGGACCAGCTGAGCCCACAGATTCCCTGACActtcctgtgctctgcctgaTGCCCTTTCCATCCTCAGTGGACTTGGGGCACCCTAAAAGCCCAGACTGAGCAAGGGCTTTTGCAGCCACACCTATGTGCCAGCCCTCCCCTGGCAGCGGGCTGGGGAATTTCACCTCAGGCTTTTTGTTGCAGGCCAAGGACCTCCCGACCTTCAAGGACAACGACTTCTTGAATGAGGGTCAGAAGCTGCATGTTGGAGAAGACAGTAAAAAGAACTTCCTTGAGAAGCTGAAGCGGGATGTGGAGGTAATTTCCTGggggacagctctgctctgtctcccCTCACTGCATCCCCTCACTCCCTGAGCTACAGAAAAGTCTATCTAGCAAGATGTTAGGAAATTCTAAgtttaataatggagctctgtgcattgtgtttgaaggcttacaagcaggtattgtattcaaaataagcagGCATTATTTAACCAAAGGTatgtgtgcttatagtggttggatagaactactgtcaatgtgcttttgctttgtgtgattggtcaaaaaacttttaaagtaagttgtTACATTGAGTTCTTCATCTACTACCAAaaatgtgagctgctggcatcttcccattgtcataaccatgtaatgagactgatgctggaaaatacaaCAGCTTGAGAGATGTTCCACcccatttgtgatttgtacagacCCCCAGCCAACAGTACACAACAACAAGTGGAacaagtgaagataagaattaTTTACCATTCTTTTCTCTaatcttctcacagcctttccccAGAAAGGCCTGGGAAAGTtgtctgctgctccctgtggccagagagctgctgccacgTGTATCCTCACTGCTGGTTCAGGGCTGCAGAGTCACTCCTCCTGCACCAGCCTTGtcctgctgagggcagggggcCTGTGCAGACTCCTCTGGTGTCTCAGGAGAGTTTAGCTCTCAATGCCAGCCCTAGGGAGGCACTGCAGGGTAGGGCTGAGCCTCCCCCACCCCGTGTGGGTGCCAGCTCTCactgctgcctctctcccagtTTTTAGCCCAGCTGAAGATCATGGATTACAGCCTGCTGGTGGGCATCCACGATGTGGACCGGGCCGaacaggaggagatggaggtggaGGAGCGGGCAGAGGATGAGGAGTGTGAGAATGATGGGCTGGGGGGGAACCCCATCTCCTCCTATGGGACCCCCCCCGACAGCCCCGGCAACCTCCTCAACTACCCCCGGTTCTTCGGGCCCGGGGAGTTCGACCCCTCCGTGGATGTGTATGCCATGAAGAGCCACGACAGTGAgtgtggggagctggggagggcaaGGAAGATGTGATGGAGCTGTGGAGGGTAGAGGGGATGTGAGTGAACTGTGGAGGAAGGatggagggcagggaaaggggaggTGTCCCAGGCTAAGTGAGGTGGTTCAGTACTGGCAGCCAGGGTGACACCCCTGAGGCCATTCCTGTGTCCTGGCAGCCACGCTGAGCTTTCCAGCTGGCCTTGGGAAAAGCCCAGCCTAGCAGGACAAGGAATCAGCTCATtgctgaggttggaaaagacctttgaggtGGAGTCCAGGAGACAGGAGGACTGTCCCTGCTTTGCTGGACAGTCCCTTGTGTTGGCTGGAAGGGGGTGTTTTTGGAGGAGGGGGATGAAGCTGGGTGTGcccaggggttttttttggaggggggggGGTGCAGTTGGCTGTTCCCAGGGGACTGAGCCCCTGCCGTgcccccaggtgcccccaggaAGGAGGTTTATTTCATGGCCATCATCGACATCCTCACACCCTACGACACCAAGAAGAAAGCTGCACACGCTGCCAAGACAGTGAAACATGGGGTGAGCCTGACCCAGGGGGGCTCTTGGATCTGGGGCTTCTGCTCTGTAGCATCTCCTGgggtggaaggtgtccccagCACTGATCTTCCTGCCAGGGTGGGAATTCTCCAGCCCCGGGGTTAACACTTCCCTCCATATCACCTCAGGGTTAGGTTTTCCCTCTGCTTGATTGGGGTAATTTGTATTTTCATCCCAATTTGAGAGGTGCTGGAGGGATGGACTGCATGAAGGGTGACACCCCTGGGTCACCTCTGTGTCCTGGCAGtccccctgggctcccagcagggcttggGAAAGCCCAGCCTAGCAGGACATGGAATCAGGGCGTTGCTGAGGTTGGAATTATCTTTAAGAAggagtccagcccagccagcaccCTGGGGAGTTTGTGTGGAATGCTGGAATGTGCTGGCATGGAGGGGACCCATCACAGActccaaatcccaccctggcagccctgaggccagaccattccctggggagctgttccagtgctcagacCCCCTCTGTCTGAAAAACCTTTTTCCTGAAATCTTTCCTCACCCTCCCTGACTCAACTCTGGGAGCTCTCATGCTCCTAAACCTGTGAGCCATGAAGGTTCACAGTGCCCTGACTGGACATGCAGCTGGAGCCGAAGTAATTTTCCTTGGAGATCTCTCCAGACCTTAGGTTTTCCCTTAGCCGTGGGTCCTCCCCAACAGAGGGGCTGTGCGgctgccccctccctgcccctctgacCCTTTCTTGACCCCTCCTTGACCCCCCGCTACCCTCTGACCCGCTGTCTCTCTGCAGGCCGGGGCAGAGATCTCCACGGTGAATCCGGAGCAGTACTCAAAGCGCTTCAACGAGTTCATCTCCAGCATCCTGACATAGGGGCacatcctgctgcagggctgcaggcaggcctgggggctgctcctgcagcctgagacagcacagacactgcagcagcaccgGGGCACACCTGTGGGGCACGTGTGGCACCGTGTGACAAAACCCATCCTCATCCTCGCTGCGCCCGCTGCACCTCTGGGTTTGGCGTTCCAGAAGTGCCCAGATCTCAGATTTGAGGGCTTTTCCAAACAAGCCAAGTGCATTGTTCCAGCACTGCTCTTTCTGCCCAGTGAcgttttttcctctctgctgaggggctgggacacgtgtggcactgtccccaaggGGTCACATTCAGCAGTGCCTAACTCACAAACCACTCCttgttttttgtgttgttgttgttgttgttttattgGACTGGCTTggccagaaaaagaaaaaaaaaaaaaacctttatttcCCTCTCGGTAGGAATTGGAAGGAAAATAGCTCACCATTTCAAGGATGGAAAATATAACTGATAAAAAGGAGGAGTCGCTGAACTTTAGGTAAATTCAGACTGGGACACTTTCTATTTTTTTGGTTAATTTAAGTAAcgaaaaagaaaaggaaaaaaaaaaaacaaaccactttTTTGTAACTGCACTTGATTTACAAGAAAGGTGAGGGAAATGAACATCTACCAAAGAtgatgtctgaaaaaaaaaaggtataaCTCAAAAACAAGCAGAGAACTGAGAGAGGCATTGACCAACCTCAGCTCATTATGTGCTCGGACCTGGGGTGATTTTAATTGGCCAGCTCTGAAGATTTTCttaaaagaagaggaaaaaaaaaaattttaaaaaaggcatttttgtaCCTGTAGATCCAGGCTAAGATTTTGGGCCACTTCCTCAGCCAGGAATGGCTCTGAGGTCACCATCACAATCCTGCCAGTGTTAATTAGCTAACTAATTATTCAGTCTTCCTTCCCCACCTCACCTGCAACAGGTACTTGAATCTGTGTCCTGACAGAGGTtgctgggttggtttttttgtgttttatttttaaaaaatgtgactTGCACAGAAGGAATTGGCCTGGCTGCCAGGGGGGAGTGCTGGAGGCTGGGCTCATCCTGCTCCCAACCCCCTGAGTGACCCTCCAGGAGTGGAAATGGTTGAACTCTCACACCAGATTTCTTTTCCAGCCCCCCCCTGAAGGATTTTGGGACTGATTGGAGTGACTGAAATCGTCCTGTTTTGTCTCCTTTAACCTTTTCACAGCCAAGCTCGGCAGCCTCGCTGTGGGTTTCGTTAGCTCTGCTGCACAACAAAACTTTTGGTTCTTTGTTTTGGGATTtgttgtttggatttttaattttaattttctttctctttttaagcAGGATTTAGAGTCTTGAACAAACCTCTTTGCAGTTGAAACATGTTGCTTAATCTGCCTTGGAACTGTTTTTCACACACGCCTTTGTTTGGGGAATAAGCTGTTGGGAGTGTCTGTCCTGTGCTGTAACAGTTCTTGCTGTGTGGAATTTTGGTCCTTTTTGAGACATAACTGGTGCTCATCACACCCTGGTAATTCCCCTAAATTAACCCTGCCTCTGGCTGGATTCTGaatgtggggtttgggggaattttttggtTTCTATTTCCTCATCAccccctccccatttccccccctgATGTGAATCCCCCCACAGGTCTCACCTTGGGAGGGGCTGAAATTGAAGCCCCTGAGGGTGCACTGTAAATAGAATTttggagaaatgaaaaattaggaGTCCTGATGGGATTTGAGGATTTTTGGTCCTTCCCTTTGGCGTGGCACAAATTTCTGCTGCCCCTTTGGTGTGGGAGGCTGGAGGGGTTTTAAGCTGTGGAGCTGGAAAAGCCACGACCCAAATGCAgctaaaaaatactttaaaagaaaaaaaaaaaaagggaggacTTGGAGGGCATCATCAGCTTCATTTTGTGGGCATTATGTTGGTTGCTTCTCTCTTAATAAGCACTTAAGTTTACTGCTAATTAGGAATTAAACACCAATCACTTTTTATTCCtgacagttaaaaaaaaaaaaaaaactgcattGAATCTGCAACTTTGACCTGGTAAGTTTGCCCTTCTCCTTTTGGGGAGAGTAGCTTGGAAGTTGTTTTATCTTGAAAtcatctattaaaaaaaaaaaaaaaccaaacgtaaataaataaagaggagaaaaaggggagaggaagagagCAGGAGGTGGGTGAACACCACAACAGAGCAAACCCAGAGAAAGGGGAGTGAAGATGGCAAAAAAATCTCCTTTAGTGAATTCCAGAATAATGAATAAGGAATCCAGTCAAAAAccagggaattcctgcagaaaTTCTTACAGAGTTCTGAGAAAAATTGAGAGCGGGAAATAATTTCTTACTTCAAACTCCTGCTGGGATTAAATTTGGCTGTTCCAGGTGAATCTGGGGGTGTCCCACAAAGATTCTGCCCCTTCTGTCCAGTTGCCATATTGTGTATTAAAGTGATTAAATGCAATTTTCTCACCTAATGATGTATTACCCAGGTATGTAACTTCATTTAACAGAAGCATTTTTGTATATTGTTTACATGTGCAGAAGTAGCATTACCTTAAAAATGCTAAATTTTGTTTCTAGACAGTATTTTTTACTACCAGAACAAGAAGTGAAGctgcaaatattttgatttgtttttaaaagggactttttctttctgtttgtttcggggttttttttgctttgctttgctttgttttgttttgttgggtttttctttttcttttaaatctttttagGTCACTTTTTTAACtcaagtatttaaaaaacaaaaaaaaaaaggaaaatccagcaCTTTCAGTTCTGGTTTTACAACTGCTTGTGCTAGTTTGTTGTCTGTTTTTGGTGTGGATTTAATTCTAGTTTTTGCTGAATGTAGATGTCCCTGTCCTTAGCATGAACCCTGCAGAACACATTTAACTGACAGGATTTGCAGCAgaattcagggtttttttggacaaaataaagcaaaatttggTCGAGTGGAACTCCAAATAATCAGTGAGCAGCATCTccccctctgcagtgcctgaggcaggaggagctgcaggatccACATTCCTAAGGGATTTAAAACCCCCGAAATATGCTTTGAGTTGGGAATTCCCATCTtccctgctgggacagccctgaAATCAGAGTGGgagaggggaggcagagccagctgtgcttcAGGAGTGCAATAaatgcactgcagagctgctgggctgggaactgGACTGGGAACTGGGGGTTCCAggggctccccagggctgggatttggggaacagccccaggagctgtgggagcctTCCCTTGGTCCCTCCTcatccctgcctggcccagGCTCCATCCTGAGCCACAATCATGGAATTAATTGGGAATTTACCCCATGGGGATGGAGTTCATCCTGTGGGGATAAAATTTACCCCACTGGCGACAGAAATCATCCCATGGGGACCAAATTCACCATGTGGGGATGGAATTCACCATGTAGGGATGGAATTCCTTCTGTGGGGATGGAATTGATCCTGTGGGGACAGAATTCATCCTATGGAGGTGGAATtcatcctgctgggatggaattTATCCCACAGGCATGGAATTCACCCCACTGGGGACAGAGTTCAGcccatggggcagcaggaggaggccaTACTCCCACAGTCCCAGCTTGGAATCTGGATCAGCACAATCAGCAAGGAAATCGGAACCACTCTGAGtcttatttccttttgttggttttttttttgggtttttttgagttttttgtttgtttggatggttttttgtttatttggttttgttactGGTATTTTGGGAGGAAATCCCTTCtttcccagccagggcaggctcagggaggTGAGGAGGTTGTGGTGGTGGATATTCCCAATCCATGACTACTATGCAGTCCTTTCCCAGGCCTCCCttccagctgcacctggaaTTTCACCCCCAGCTGAagaattttcccccaaaaccagGGGAGTGTCCCCAGCATGGCCacagccccaaattcccaaatgtCCCCTTCCTGCAAATTCCCAAATGTCCCCTTCCTGCAGAGCCACTCCCAGTGTCCCCCTCAGCCCCCGCCCCTTGGTCCTGGCTCTGTGGTATGGATCCCATGGATAACTGGGATGGCAGAGCTCTGGACACATCATTTTTAGTGGAAACCACTCaaaatttctgctgctctggggctgcctaAGCAGCTGAATGGGAGTGGAGAGAGCAGATTCCACACACAGGTCACgagggtgggcagggctaaTCAGTGAAACtgaattgaaaggaaaaaaatgtgaataaattAAGTTTAATctaaaaactaaacaaaataaaaacctaaaaaaactaaaaaaaaaaaatttaaaagtaaaaaaaaaaaaaaagaacattttaggttttttcactgctgttttttAAATAGGAATTTGAAGTCCTCTGTGCTTGTCTGTTTGCTAGGAGCAGTTTGAGACACTGTTACTGTTTTGAAATGCATGCATGTTACAAGATGAGTCTCCaaccagagaaaaaaaaaagaaattaaaactttgtGTACATCTGGGtcctccctgctgtgctctttGAGGGGtcaccctcagctgctcctccagcatgGGGAGGCCTGGGGGGAGGCAGGATGGGGGAAaactgggagaggggcagggtttgaatgggattttgggaaggaattccccccctgggaggggctgggatggaattcccagagcagctgtggctgatccatccctggaagtatcccaggccaggctggagcaccctgggactgtcaaggtgtccctgtcactggACAGGGTTAGGTTTTCCCTCTGCTTGCTTGGGATAATTTGTATTTCCATCCCAATTTGGGAGGTGCTGAAGGGATGGACTGGATGAAGGGTGACACTCCTGGAGCCACCTCTGTATCCTGGCAGCCAGGGTGATAGCCTGACCCTGCTCAAAGGAACCAAAAGGGAAGTTGAGGgcagagttttattttaaaaagtcccaagtggcacagagcagctgggctgggctaaTCCATGCGAGCTTTCAGGGTCCTGGTGGTGATCTTGTCTTTCtctctggaaagagaaaaagatgaGATTATTTACTGCTAAACTCAGGTTTAAACCCTTCCTAGAGCTTGTCCTGCCTTGAGAAGTCCCACGTtcacaggcaggagctcaggtgaTTGTGACAACAATAAATAAACCCTTCATTGTGGGGAGCTTCCAGGGTTGGGTTGCTGCAGGGGCAAAATGGGATTTTCCAAAGGCAGCTGGTGACAGAGGTGAGAGTTAATGCTGTATTCATGAGGGGCAGAGTTCCTCAATCCCATGGGAATGCAGCCAGGGAACTGAGCAGAGGGACTCAAACTCCAGGAGTAATTTCTTGGCTCCAGCAAGGAACTGCTCCAGCAAAATCAAACCCTAGGAAGGAACAGAGCCTAGCTGAGGaggggcaggatttgggggatCCCTGAGGGAACGGAAGGGTTTGGGGATCCCTGAGGGAAGGAATGACAGTGCCCAGGCCCTGGATTTGGGGATCcctgagggaaggaagggaaggcagtgcccagcccccaggagccccagcacTCACATGACGTGCACCACCACGCCCAT from Ammospiza nelsoni isolate bAmmNel1 chromosome 26, bAmmNel1.pri, whole genome shotgun sequence includes these protein-coding regions:
- the PIP4K2B gene encoding phosphatidylinositol 5-phosphate 4-kinase type-2 beta — translated: MAANCAGAAGTAAGAVAAVGSALSASKTKTKKKHFVCQKVKLFRASEPLLSVLMWGANHTINELSNVPVPVMLMPDDFKAYSKIKVDNHLFNKENLPSRFKFKEYCPLVFRNLRERFGIDDQDYQNSVTRSAPVNSDSQGRCGARFLTTYDRRFVIKAVSSEDVAEMHNILKKYHQFIVECHGNTLLPQFLGMYRLTVDGVETYMVVTRNVFSHRLTVHRKYDLKGSTVSREASDKEKAKDLPTFKDNDFLNEGQKLHVGEDSKKNFLEKLKRDVEFLAQLKIMDYSLLVGIHDVDRAEQEEMEVEERAEDEECENDGLGGNPISSYGTPPDSPGNLLNYPRFFGPGEFDPSVDVYAMKSHDSAPRKEVYFMAIIDILTPYDTKKKAAHAAKTVKHGAGAEISTVNPEQYSKRFNEFISSILT